The proteins below are encoded in one region of Salmo salar chromosome ssa02, Ssal_v3.1, whole genome shotgun sequence:
- the LOC123729650 gene encoding CSC1-like protein 2, translated as MGIWPGGVRPCIAGQENCAANNESKDYCYSARIRSTVLQGLPFGGVPTVLALDFMCFLVLLFVFSILRKVAWDYGRLALVTDADR; from the exons ATGGGGATATGGCCGGGTGGTGTCCGGCCCTGCATTGCAGGCCAGGAGAACTGCGCTGCCAACAATGAGTCCAAGGACTACTGTTACTCAGCCCGTATCCGCAGCACCGTGCTTCAGGGCCTACCCTTTGGAGGCGTCCCCACAGTCCTTGCGCTGGACTTTATGTGCTTCCTG GTGCTTCTATTTGTCTTCTCAATATTGCGGAAAGTGGCCTGGGATTATGGACGCTTGGCATTGGTGACAGACGCTGACAGGTAG